The sequence below is a genomic window from Dehalogenimonas sp. THU2.
AAATCCACTGCGAGACCGGGTTCTGTTGAACAACCAGTCGAAGAATCGCCTGAACATGGAGAACTTCCCCAGCGTGCAAACCGCCCAGTTCAGCAATCGTAAAATAAAGGGTACCGGGAGCATGTTGCCGATGACAGCCAGAAGGAAGGCATTATACCAGGGGATGTCGAGGACGTTGATCGCCACGGGTACGGCCCCTCGGAGTTCGACAACAGGTAATGCCGCAATAATGATAACCACCAGCGCCGGTGGCAAGCCGAGGTCTAAGAAGAATTGCTGAAATTCCATGCGCCGCCGAGTCTATCAGAGCCTCATCCAATCGTCAACACGAACGAGTTTTAGCTTGACAGGGGCATTA
It includes:
- a CDS encoding small multi-drug export protein — encoded protein: MEFQQFFLDLGLPPALVVIIIAALPVVELRGAVPVAINVLDIPWYNAFLLAVIGNMLPVPFILRLLNWAVCTLGKFSMFRRFFDWLFNRTRSRSGFIERYKKFGLTLFVAIPLPMTGAWTGSIAAVLMGIPFGDAMRHIFLGVLIAGIIVTALSVMGWWGALTAGAALVAMFIIGTLRRHNRRS